The following coding sequences lie in one Arachis ipaensis cultivar K30076 chromosome B05, Araip1.1, whole genome shotgun sequence genomic window:
- the LOC107642101 gene encoding uncharacterized protein LOC107642101, with the protein MKGALFRNLSLFTRHLRLSPFNATPPSSSFSLSLAASTALCTRFFSSSSRNTVSDQPNFSHTHNKNDPIDVEDISNEELKRRVARLREGDDEAIPSLFEAILQRSLAGKPIEDDPELMRDILGKGTDSEVEDEDEDDDYSDWEESSDIDDDGK; encoded by the exons ATGAAGGGAGCACTGTTCAGAAACTTGTCTCTGTTCACGCGCCATCTTCGTCTTTCTCCTTTCAATGCGACTCCTCCTTCATCATCCTTCTCTCTTTCCTTAGCCGCTTCAACCGCACTATGCACCAGGTTCTTCTCTTCTAGTTCCAGAAACACCGTTTCGGATCAACCTAATTTCTCTCACACCCACAACAAGAACGATCCCATCGATGTCGAGGACATTAGCAACGAAG AGCTGAAGAGGCGTGTGGCAAGGCTTCGAGAGGGTGATGACGAGGCTATACCTTCTTTGTTTGAGGCTATACTGCAGAGGTCTTTAGCCGGCAAGCCTATAGAGGATGACCCAGAGTTGATGAGGGACATTTTGGGGAAGGGGACAGATTCAGaagttgaagatgaagatgaagatgatgattatTCTGATTGGGAGGAAAGTAGTGACATTGATGATGATGGTAAATGA